In Polynucleobacter ibericus, a genomic segment contains:
- a CDS encoding YgaP family membrane protein: protein MKCNVGGIDRVLRIAVGLVLTGLAASNVVGAWGWIGIVPLATGLFRFCPLYPVLGINSCGTGPDSSSGGCCK, encoded by the coding sequence ATGAAATGTAACGTTGGTGGTATCGATCGCGTTCTGCGCATCGCAGTAGGTTTGGTGTTAACTGGGCTGGCAGCAAGCAATGTAGTTGGCGCTTGGGGTTGGATTGGCATCGTGCCTTTGGCGACAGGTTTGTTTAGGTTCTGCCCACTCTATCCAGTTCTTGGAATTAATTCATGTGGAACAGGCCCTGATTCCAGTAGTGGCGGTTGCTGTAAATAA